One genomic segment of Ictalurus punctatus breed USDA103 chromosome 12, Coco_2.0, whole genome shotgun sequence includes these proteins:
- the LOC108272846 gene encoding phosphomannomutase 1, producing MERRNLPDRDVLCLFDVDGTLTLPREKIDPQLDAFFQSLRSKVKIGIVGGSDYSKIAEQLGEGDDVIHKFDYVFAENGTVQYKDGRLLSKQAIQNQLGEELLQDLINFCLRYMGLIKLPKKRGTFIEFRNGMLNISPVGRSCTLEERIEFAEIDKKEKIREKFVAALQKEFAGKGLRFTRGGLISFDIFPEGWDKRLCLDVLEQEGLSTIYFFGNETSLGGNDYEIFEDPRTIGFTVYSPKDTVRLCQELFFTTPPNEA from the exons ATGGAGAGGAGAAATCTCCCGGACAGAGATGTGCTGTGTTTATTCGATGTGGACGGAACACTGACTCTACCGAGAGAG aagatCGACCCTCAACTGGATGCATTTTTTCAGTCGCTGCGTTCTAAAGTGAAGATCGGCATAGTGGGCGGGTCTGACTACTCCAAAATCGCAGAGCAGCTCGGAGAAGGAGACGACG ttaTACACAAGTTTGACTACGTGTTTGCTGAAAACGGCACGGTGCAATACAAAGATGGCCGACTGCTGTccaaacag gccATTCAAAACCAGCTTGGTGAAGAGCTGCTACAGGATCTGATTAACTTCTGTCTCAGATACATGGGTCTGATCAAACTCCCTAAGAAACG AGGCACCTTCATCGAGTTTCGTAACGGGATGCTGAACATCTCGCCTGTCGGACGGAGCTGCACGCTGGAGGAGCGAATCGAATTTGCAGAAATCGATAAG AAagagaagatcagggagaagTTTGTTGCTGCTCTGCAGAAGGAGTTTGCTGGAAAAGGGCTCAGGTTCACCCGAG ggggacTGATCAGCTTCGATATATTCCCCGAGGGCTGGGATAAGCGTTTGTGTCTGGATGTTCTGGAGCAAGAGGGACTCAGCACCATCTACTTCTTTGGAAATGAAACTTCacta GGTGGAAATGATTATGAGATCTTTGAGGATCCTCGCACCATCGGGTTCACCGTGTACTCACCGAAGGATACAGTGAGGCTCTGCCAAGAACTGTTCTTTACCACACCGCCTAATGAAGCTtga
- the csdc2b gene encoding cold shock domain-containing protein C2: protein MAEPELNESSLRSPRSASHSISFPFMREGSHVWEKAGELPSPLPTKRTRTYSATVRANSGPVFKGVCKNFSRSQGHGYIKPANGGEDIFVHISDIEGEYVPVEGDEMTYKVCPIPPKNQKVQAVEVIITHLNPGTKHETWSGKIISS, encoded by the exons aTGGCGGAACCGGAGCTGAACGAGTCGTCCCTGCGCTCTCCGCGCTCGGCGTCTCACTCCATCTCGTTCCCCTTCATGAGGGAAGGCAGCCACGTGTGGGAGAAAGCAGGGGAGCTGCCCAGCCCTCTTCCCACCAAGCGCACACGCACTTACTCTGC CACGGTGCGGGCGAACTCGGGTCCCGTGTTTAAGGGCGTGTGTAAGAACTTCTCGAGGTCTCAGGGTCACGGATACATCAAACCCGCTAACGGTGGAGAAGACATCTTCGTCCACATCTCCGA CATCGAGGGCGAGTACGTTCCTGTGGAGGGCGACGAGATGACGTATAAAGTGTGTCCCATCCCACCCAAGAACCAGAAGGTGCAGGCAGTGGAGGTGATCATCACACATCTGAACCCTGGAACGAAGCACGAGACCTGGTCCGGCAAGATCATCAGCTCGTAG